Proteins co-encoded in one Astyanax mexicanus isolate ESR-SI-001 chromosome 1, AstMex3_surface, whole genome shotgun sequence genomic window:
- the LOC103032211 gene encoding lymphocyte expansion molecule isoform X2, with the protein MKMAEKKFKGAPFGSQSHRFDVSGVHPANKRVGTYTQISYCKRRTSDLERNLGPGTYNPDSGDFSARAVRERSMGPDWKRAQETARLAQIPHLLYRDAWANKQFLKTKVGPGTYKIPSFTEELKKKPSSLRGICETREERFKDCQNTSVGPGIYKITSFIEDLEKKPGSPKGICETREQRFKDFQSCTPGPGAYGKGGIPSASLEEKERRNRGNSIDSSARLKRFPENIVKRTNLGPGEYTKFGEELQRPEKKKHGVFSSLEQYPSVPTERIYLSTLPQCPRPMTFPGPGWYDVSPVTPSRQSRSETPAPFLSSASRFSKSMETLLNKKHNMVGPGRYEIADKNWNSTGHSSAFISDTQRYPNCPARDKYNQERLRPQNVSLEGRSSLVPTEGPI; encoded by the exons ATGAAAATGGcagaaaaaaagttcaaaggTGCCCCTTTTGGGTCCCAGTCACACAG ATTTGATGTCTCAGGAGTACATCCAGCAAACAAGAGAGTGGGAACATACACTCAGATCTCCTATTGCAAGAGGAGGACAAGTGACCTG GAGAGGAACCTCGGGCCTGGTACATATAATCCAGACTCTGGTGACTTCAGTGCCCGGGCAGTGCGGGAGCGGTCAATGGGTCCGGACTGGAAGAGAGCACAGGAGACGGCCCGTCTGGCACAAATTCCACACCTGCTGTACCGGGATGCGTGGGCAAACAAACAATTCctt AAAACCAAAGTTGGCCCAGGCACATACAAAATTCCTAGTTTTACTGAGGAGCTGAAAAAGAAACCTAGCAGCCTGAGAGGAATCTGTGAGACCAGAGAGGAACGCTTCAAAGACTGTCAG AACACCAGCGTTGGCCCAGGTATTTACAAAATCACTAGTTTTATTGAAGATCTGGAAAAGAAACCTGGAAGTCCAAAAGGAATCTGTGAGACTCGGGAGCAGCGCTTCAAAGACTTCCAG agctgcaccCCAGGTCCAGGAGCTTATGGTAAAGGGGGAATCCCTTCAGCCTCACTGGAAGAGAAGGAAAGGAGAAACAGGGGAAATTCTATAGACTCCAGTGCCAGATTGAAACGCTTCCCTGAGAACATCGTG AAAAGGACAAATCTGGGTCCGGGTGAATACACTAAGTTTGGGGAGGAGCTCCAGAGACCTGAGAAGAAGAAACATGGGGTGTTCAGCAGTCTGGAGCAATACCCTTCTGTTCCTACAGAGAGAATCTACCTCTCCACACTGCCTCAGTGTCCACGGCCGATG aCGTTTCCTGGGCCAGGCTGGTATGATGTTAGTCCTGTAACTCCAAGCAGGCAATCGAGGAGTGAAACACCAGCCCCTTTCCTCTCCTCTGCTTCTAGGTTCAGCAAGAGTATGGAGACGCTGCTGAATAAAAAACAT AACATGGTTGGCCCTGGCCGCTATGAAATCGCAGACAAAAATTGGAATTCAACTGGTCACAGCTCAGCATTCATTTCTGATACCCAGCGCTACCCGAACTGCCCGGCAAGAGACAAGTACAACCA GGAGAGACTCAGACCCCAAAACGTGTCATTGGAAGGAAGGTCCAGCCTGGTGCCAACAGAGGGTCCCATCTAA
- the LOC103032211 gene encoding lymphocyte expansion molecule isoform X1, giving the protein MHRGVLSCVISAARTTHENGRKKVQRCPFWVPVTQILHFRFDVSGVHPANKRVGTYTQISYCKRRTSDLERNLGPGTYNPDSGDFSARAVRERSMGPDWKRAQETARLAQIPHLLYRDAWANKQFLKTKVGPGTYKIPSFTEELKKKPSSLRGICETREERFKDCQNTSVGPGIYKITSFIEDLEKKPGSPKGICETREQRFKDFQSCTPGPGAYGKGGIPSASLEEKERRNRGNSIDSSARLKRFPENIVKRTNLGPGEYTKFGEELQRPEKKKHGVFSSLEQYPSVPTERIYLSTLPQCPRPMTFPGPGWYDVSPVTPSRQSRSETPAPFLSSASRFSKSMETLLNKKHNMVGPGRYEIADKNWNSTGHSSAFISDTQRYPNCPARDKYNQERLRPQNVSLEGRSSLVPTEGPI; this is encoded by the exons ATGCACAGGGGGGTCCTGTCCTGTGTGATCTCTGCAGCCAGGACAACACATGAAAATGGcagaaaaaaagttcaaaggTGCCCCTTTTGGGTCCCAGTCACACAG ATTTTGCATTTCAGATTTGATGTCTCAGGAGTACATCCAGCAAACAAGAGAGTGGGAACATACACTCAGATCTCCTATTGCAAGAGGAGGACAAGTGACCTG GAGAGGAACCTCGGGCCTGGTACATATAATCCAGACTCTGGTGACTTCAGTGCCCGGGCAGTGCGGGAGCGGTCAATGGGTCCGGACTGGAAGAGAGCACAGGAGACGGCCCGTCTGGCACAAATTCCACACCTGCTGTACCGGGATGCGTGGGCAAACAAACAATTCctt AAAACCAAAGTTGGCCCAGGCACATACAAAATTCCTAGTTTTACTGAGGAGCTGAAAAAGAAACCTAGCAGCCTGAGAGGAATCTGTGAGACCAGAGAGGAACGCTTCAAAGACTGTCAG AACACCAGCGTTGGCCCAGGTATTTACAAAATCACTAGTTTTATTGAAGATCTGGAAAAGAAACCTGGAAGTCCAAAAGGAATCTGTGAGACTCGGGAGCAGCGCTTCAAAGACTTCCAG agctgcaccCCAGGTCCAGGAGCTTATGGTAAAGGGGGAATCCCTTCAGCCTCACTGGAAGAGAAGGAAAGGAGAAACAGGGGAAATTCTATAGACTCCAGTGCCAGATTGAAACGCTTCCCTGAGAACATCGTG AAAAGGACAAATCTGGGTCCGGGTGAATACACTAAGTTTGGGGAGGAGCTCCAGAGACCTGAGAAGAAGAAACATGGGGTGTTCAGCAGTCTGGAGCAATACCCTTCTGTTCCTACAGAGAGAATCTACCTCTCCACACTGCCTCAGTGTCCACGGCCGATG aCGTTTCCTGGGCCAGGCTGGTATGATGTTAGTCCTGTAACTCCAAGCAGGCAATCGAGGAGTGAAACACCAGCCCCTTTCCTCTCCTCTGCTTCTAGGTTCAGCAAGAGTATGGAGACGCTGCTGAATAAAAAACAT AACATGGTTGGCCCTGGCCGCTATGAAATCGCAGACAAAAATTGGAATTCAACTGGTCACAGCTCAGCATTCATTTCTGATACCCAGCGCTACCCGAACTGCCCGGCAAGAGACAAGTACAACCA GGAGAGACTCAGACCCCAAAACGTGTCATTGGAAGGAAGGTCCAGCCTGGTGCCAACAGAGGGTCCCATCTAA